In Macrobrachium nipponense isolate FS-2020 chromosome 36, ASM1510439v2, whole genome shotgun sequence, a genomic segment contains:
- the LOC135203728 gene encoding b(0,+)-type amino acid transporter 1-like isoform X5: MENHAYVNDENKLKERGRGHDGVRMGESVRGRGQSVPGSEGQTEGKYPSVEGGKSAPNDPVNLERRVGLLSGVALIVGTMIGSGIFVSPKGLLERTGSVGLSLIIWALCGVLSLLGAMAYVELGTLINASGGEYAYFMEGFAPGTKRKIWWAPIPAFLFSWVSILLLKPSSLAIICLTCAEYFTRVFDIGSASCTPPSVVIKLFAAVVIILITFINSYSVTLATKVQNVFTAAKLIAILIIVIGGIIKLAQGNTQYLARGFEGSTSSIGDVATAFYSGLWAYDGWNNLNYVTEELKKPYTNLPRAIMIGLPLVTICYLLVNISYLAVMSPEELLSSETVAVFYGQQLMGVAGQAIMILAVVMSTFGSANGSCFTAGRLCFVAAREGHMVDVLSYVHIKKLTPSPALIFNALIALVMVIPSDIASLIDFFSFTAWIFYGGAMAALLIMRRTMKDTPRPYKVPIFIPVLVLIISIYLVIGPIIDSPKFEYLYATLFILAGLVFYFPFVYFKKSVPGMVYLTTFLQLLLQVVPTDIIPDA; the protein is encoded by the exons GACATGATGGCGTCCGGATGGGTGAGAGTGTGCGGGGCAGAGGGCAGAGCGTCCCGGGGTCAGAGGGCCAAACTGAAGGCAAATATCCAAGTGTGGAGGGGGGCAAATCAGCTCCGAATGACCCTGTTAACCTCGAGAGGCGGGTGGGACTCCTCAGTGGGGTTGCTCTGATCGTTGGGACTATGATTG GATCGGGAATTTTCGTCAGCCCTAAGGGCTTGCTGGAGCGAACTGGGAGCGTTGGTCTAAGCCTGATCATATGGGCGCTGTGCGGTGTCCTCTCACTCCTCG GAGCGATGGCCTACGTGGAACTGGGGACGCTCATCAATGCTTCTGGAGGAGAGTATGCCTATTTCATGGAGGGTTTTGCTCCCGGTACAAAGAGAAAGATCTGGTGGGCCCCCATTCCAGCTTTCCTCTTCTCCTGGGTTTCCATTCTGCTCCTCAAACCCTCCTCTCTGGCCATCATCTGCCTCACATGTGCAGAGTACTTCACAAGGGTCTTCGATATCGGGTCTGCGAGTTGCACGCCTCCCTCGGTCGTCATAAAGTTGTTTGCCGCTGTCGTTATAA TTTTGATCACATTCATCAATTCATACTCGGTGACCCTCGCCACGAAAGTGCAGAACGTCTTCACTGCCGCCAAACTCATAGCCATCCTGATCATTGTCATTGGTGGCATTATTAAGCTGGCTCAGGGAAACACCCAGTACTTGGCAAGGGGATTCGAAGGTTCCACGAGCAGCATTGGCGACGTGGCAACGGCTTTCTACAGTGGCCTTTGGGCGTACGACGGATG GAACAACCTTAATTATGTGACCGAGGAACTAAAGAAACCATACAC AAATTTACCCCGGGCTATTATGATTGGGTTACCCCTCGTCACTATATGTTACCTGCTGGTCAACATTTCCTACCTGGCAGTGATGAGTCCTGAAGAACTGTTGAGCTCAGAGACTGTAGCAGTG TTCTATGGGCAGCAGTTGATGGGAGTAGCTGGCCAGGCAATAATGATATTGGCTGTAGTTATGTCGACTTTTGGATCTGCGAACGGATCGTGCTTTACTGCCGGGAG GTTATGTTTTGTCGCTGCCCGTGAGGGACACATGGTAGATGTTCTTTCTTACGTTCACATCAAGAAGCTCACTCCTTCACCAGCTTTGATTTTCAAT GCTCTCATCGCATTAGTGATGGTAATCCCTTCAGACATTGCCTCCCTTATCGACTTCTTCAGTTTCACTGCTTGGATCTTCTACGGAGGAGCCATGGCTGCTCTCCTCATCATGAGACGTACCATGAAAGACACACCACGtccttacaag GTACCCATCTTCATCCCAGTCTTGGTTCTGATTATTTCCATCTACCTGGTCATTGGCCCCATCATTGATTCTCCCAAATTTGAGTATCTCTATGCAACACTCTTTATCCTGGCCGGCCTTGTCTTCTACTTTCCGTTTGTTTACTTCAAGAAGAGTGTTCCTGGCATGG TCTACTTGACCACCTTCCTCCAGCTACTTCTTCAAGTTGTGCCAACCGACATCATCCCAGATGCATAA
- the LOC135203728 gene encoding b(0,+)-type amino acid transporter 1-like isoform X2 — protein sequence MTSRLSDIHNEFTLALEGYGSRHFEEGALVYRAGHDGVRMGESVRGRGQSVPGSEGQTEGKYPSVEGGKSAPNDPVNLERRVGLLSGVALIVGTMIGSGIFVSPKGLLERTGSVGLSLIIWALCGVLSLLGAMAYVELGTLINASGGEYAYFMEGFAPGTKRKIWWAPIPAFLFSWVSILLLKPSSLAIICLTCAEYFTRVFDIGSASCTPPSVVIKLFAAVVIILITFINSYSVTLATKVQNVFTAAKLIAILIIVIGGIIKLAQGNTQYLARGFEGSTSSIGDVATAFYSGLWAYDGWNNLNYVTEELKKPYTNLPRAIMIGLPLVTICYLLVNISYLAVMSPEELLSSETVAVTFGNRVLGWAAFFMPLAVCLSTFGAANGTAFTSGRLCFVAAREGHMVDVLSYVHIKKLTPSPALIFNALIALVMVIPSDIASLIDFFSFTAWIFYGGAMAALLIMRRTMKDTPRPYKVPIFIPVLVLIISIYLVIGPIIDSPKFEYLYATLFILAGLVFYFPFVYFKKSVPGMVYLTTFLQLLLQVVPTDIIPDA from the exons ATGACCAGCCGCCTCTCGGATATCCACAATGAGTTCACACTGGCGCTCGAGGGATACGGCAGCCGCCATTTCGAGGAGGGAGCTCTTGTCTATCGAGCTG GACATGATGGCGTCCGGATGGGTGAGAGTGTGCGGGGCAGAGGGCAGAGCGTCCCGGGGTCAGAGGGCCAAACTGAAGGCAAATATCCAAGTGTGGAGGGGGGCAAATCAGCTCCGAATGACCCTGTTAACCTCGAGAGGCGGGTGGGACTCCTCAGTGGGGTTGCTCTGATCGTTGGGACTATGATTG GATCGGGAATTTTCGTCAGCCCTAAGGGCTTGCTGGAGCGAACTGGGAGCGTTGGTCTAAGCCTGATCATATGGGCGCTGTGCGGTGTCCTCTCACTCCTCG GAGCGATGGCCTACGTGGAACTGGGGACGCTCATCAATGCTTCTGGAGGAGAGTATGCCTATTTCATGGAGGGTTTTGCTCCCGGTACAAAGAGAAAGATCTGGTGGGCCCCCATTCCAGCTTTCCTCTTCTCCTGGGTTTCCATTCTGCTCCTCAAACCCTCCTCTCTGGCCATCATCTGCCTCACATGTGCAGAGTACTTCACAAGGGTCTTCGATATCGGGTCTGCGAGTTGCACGCCTCCCTCGGTCGTCATAAAGTTGTTTGCCGCTGTCGTTATAA TTTTGATCACATTCATCAATTCATACTCGGTGACCCTCGCCACGAAAGTGCAGAACGTCTTCACTGCCGCCAAACTCATAGCCATCCTGATCATTGTCATTGGTGGCATTATTAAGCTGGCTCAGGGAAACACCCAGTACTTGGCAAGGGGATTCGAAGGTTCCACGAGCAGCATTGGCGACGTGGCAACGGCTTTCTACAGTGGCCTTTGGGCGTACGACGGATG GAACAACCTTAATTATGTGACCGAGGAACTAAAGAAACCATACAC AAATTTACCCCGGGCTATTATGATTGGGTTACCCCTCGTCACTATATGTTACCTGCTGGTCAACATTTCCTACCTGGCAGTGATGAGTCCTGAAGAACTGTTGAGCTCAGAGACTGTAGCAGTG ACTTTCGGCAATCGTGTGCTTGGATGGGCAGCCTTTTTTATGCCCCTGGCAGTTTGTCTGTCTACCTTTGGGGCTGCAAATGGCACTGCCTTCACATCCGGCAG GTTATGTTTTGTCGCTGCCCGTGAGGGACACATGGTAGATGTTCTTTCTTACGTTCACATCAAGAAGCTCACTCCTTCACCAGCTTTGATTTTCAAT GCTCTCATCGCATTAGTGATGGTAATCCCTTCAGACATTGCCTCCCTTATCGACTTCTTCAGTTTCACTGCTTGGATCTTCTACGGAGGAGCCATGGCTGCTCTCCTCATCATGAGACGTACCATGAAAGACACACCACGtccttacaag GTACCCATCTTCATCCCAGTCTTGGTTCTGATTATTTCCATCTACCTGGTCATTGGCCCCATCATTGATTCTCCCAAATTTGAGTATCTCTATGCAACACTCTTTATCCTGGCCGGCCTTGTCTTCTACTTTCCGTTTGTTTACTTCAAGAAGAGTGTTCCTGGCATGG TCTACTTGACCACCTTCCTCCAGCTACTTCTTCAAGTTGTGCCAACCGACATCATCCCAGATGCATAA
- the LOC135203728 gene encoding b(0,+)-type amino acid transporter 1-like isoform X1, whose amino-acid sequence MTSRLSDIHNEFTLALEGYGSRHFEEGALVYRAGHDGVRMGESVRGRGQSVPGSEGQTEGKYPSVEGGKSAPNDPVNLERRVGLLSGVALIVGTMIGSGIFVSPKGLLERTGSVGLSLIIWALCGVLSLLGAMAYVELGTLINASGGEYAYFMEGFAPGTKRKIWWAPIPAFLFSWVSILLLKPSSLAIICLTCAEYFTRVFDIGSASCTPPSVVIKLFAAVVIILITFINSYSVTLATKVQNVFTAAKLIAILIIVIGGIIKLAQGNTQYLARGFEGSTSSIGDVATAFYSGLWAYDGWNNLNYVTEELKKPYTNLPRAIMIGLPLVTICYLLVNISYLAVMSPEELLSSETVAVFYGQQLMGVAGQAIMILAVVMSTFGSANGSCFTAGRLCFVAAREGHMVDVLSYVHIKKLTPSPALIFNALIALVMVIPSDIASLIDFFSFTAWIFYGGAMAALLIMRRTMKDTPRPYKVPIFIPVLVLIISIYLVIGPIIDSPKFEYLYATLFILAGLVFYFPFVYFKKSVPGMVYLTTFLQLLLQVVPTDIIPDA is encoded by the exons ATGACCAGCCGCCTCTCGGATATCCACAATGAGTTCACACTGGCGCTCGAGGGATACGGCAGCCGCCATTTCGAGGAGGGAGCTCTTGTCTATCGAGCTG GACATGATGGCGTCCGGATGGGTGAGAGTGTGCGGGGCAGAGGGCAGAGCGTCCCGGGGTCAGAGGGCCAAACTGAAGGCAAATATCCAAGTGTGGAGGGGGGCAAATCAGCTCCGAATGACCCTGTTAACCTCGAGAGGCGGGTGGGACTCCTCAGTGGGGTTGCTCTGATCGTTGGGACTATGATTG GATCGGGAATTTTCGTCAGCCCTAAGGGCTTGCTGGAGCGAACTGGGAGCGTTGGTCTAAGCCTGATCATATGGGCGCTGTGCGGTGTCCTCTCACTCCTCG GAGCGATGGCCTACGTGGAACTGGGGACGCTCATCAATGCTTCTGGAGGAGAGTATGCCTATTTCATGGAGGGTTTTGCTCCCGGTACAAAGAGAAAGATCTGGTGGGCCCCCATTCCAGCTTTCCTCTTCTCCTGGGTTTCCATTCTGCTCCTCAAACCCTCCTCTCTGGCCATCATCTGCCTCACATGTGCAGAGTACTTCACAAGGGTCTTCGATATCGGGTCTGCGAGTTGCACGCCTCCCTCGGTCGTCATAAAGTTGTTTGCCGCTGTCGTTATAA TTTTGATCACATTCATCAATTCATACTCGGTGACCCTCGCCACGAAAGTGCAGAACGTCTTCACTGCCGCCAAACTCATAGCCATCCTGATCATTGTCATTGGTGGCATTATTAAGCTGGCTCAGGGAAACACCCAGTACTTGGCAAGGGGATTCGAAGGTTCCACGAGCAGCATTGGCGACGTGGCAACGGCTTTCTACAGTGGCCTTTGGGCGTACGACGGATG GAACAACCTTAATTATGTGACCGAGGAACTAAAGAAACCATACAC AAATTTACCCCGGGCTATTATGATTGGGTTACCCCTCGTCACTATATGTTACCTGCTGGTCAACATTTCCTACCTGGCAGTGATGAGTCCTGAAGAACTGTTGAGCTCAGAGACTGTAGCAGTG TTCTATGGGCAGCAGTTGATGGGAGTAGCTGGCCAGGCAATAATGATATTGGCTGTAGTTATGTCGACTTTTGGATCTGCGAACGGATCGTGCTTTACTGCCGGGAG GTTATGTTTTGTCGCTGCCCGTGAGGGACACATGGTAGATGTTCTTTCTTACGTTCACATCAAGAAGCTCACTCCTTCACCAGCTTTGATTTTCAAT GCTCTCATCGCATTAGTGATGGTAATCCCTTCAGACATTGCCTCCCTTATCGACTTCTTCAGTTTCACTGCTTGGATCTTCTACGGAGGAGCCATGGCTGCTCTCCTCATCATGAGACGTACCATGAAAGACACACCACGtccttacaag GTACCCATCTTCATCCCAGTCTTGGTTCTGATTATTTCCATCTACCTGGTCATTGGCCCCATCATTGATTCTCCCAAATTTGAGTATCTCTATGCAACACTCTTTATCCTGGCCGGCCTTGTCTTCTACTTTCCGTTTGTTTACTTCAAGAAGAGTGTTCCTGGCATGG TCTACTTGACCACCTTCCTCCAGCTACTTCTTCAAGTTGTGCCAACCGACATCATCCCAGATGCATAA
- the LOC135203728 gene encoding b(0,+)-type amino acid transporter 1-like isoform X6 — protein MQYKHGFSLQGHDGVRMGESVRGRGQSVPGSEGQTEGKYPSVEGGKSAPNDPVNLERRVGLLSGVALIVGTMIGSGIFVSPKGLLERTGSVGLSLIIWALCGVLSLLGAMAYVELGTLINASGGEYAYFMEGFAPGTKRKIWWAPIPAFLFSWVSILLLKPSSLAIICLTCAEYFTRVFDIGSASCTPPSVVIKLFAAVVIILITFINSYSVTLATKVQNVFTAAKLIAILIIVIGGIIKLAQGNTQYLARGFEGSTSSIGDVATAFYSGLWAYDGWNNLNYVTEELKKPYTNLPRAIMIGLPLVTICYLLVNISYLAVMSPEELLSSETVAVFYGQQLMGVAGQAIMILAVVMSTFGSANGSCFTAGRLCFVAAREGHMVDVLSYVHIKKLTPSPALIFNALIALVMVIPSDIASLIDFFSFTAWIFYGGAMAALLIMRRTMKDTPRPYKVPIFIPVLVLIISIYLVIGPIIDSPKFEYLYATLFILAGLVFYFPFVYFKKSVPGMVYLTTFLQLLLQVVPTDIIPDA, from the exons GACATGATGGCGTCCGGATGGGTGAGAGTGTGCGGGGCAGAGGGCAGAGCGTCCCGGGGTCAGAGGGCCAAACTGAAGGCAAATATCCAAGTGTGGAGGGGGGCAAATCAGCTCCGAATGACCCTGTTAACCTCGAGAGGCGGGTGGGACTCCTCAGTGGGGTTGCTCTGATCGTTGGGACTATGATTG GATCGGGAATTTTCGTCAGCCCTAAGGGCTTGCTGGAGCGAACTGGGAGCGTTGGTCTAAGCCTGATCATATGGGCGCTGTGCGGTGTCCTCTCACTCCTCG GAGCGATGGCCTACGTGGAACTGGGGACGCTCATCAATGCTTCTGGAGGAGAGTATGCCTATTTCATGGAGGGTTTTGCTCCCGGTACAAAGAGAAAGATCTGGTGGGCCCCCATTCCAGCTTTCCTCTTCTCCTGGGTTTCCATTCTGCTCCTCAAACCCTCCTCTCTGGCCATCATCTGCCTCACATGTGCAGAGTACTTCACAAGGGTCTTCGATATCGGGTCTGCGAGTTGCACGCCTCCCTCGGTCGTCATAAAGTTGTTTGCCGCTGTCGTTATAA TTTTGATCACATTCATCAATTCATACTCGGTGACCCTCGCCACGAAAGTGCAGAACGTCTTCACTGCCGCCAAACTCATAGCCATCCTGATCATTGTCATTGGTGGCATTATTAAGCTGGCTCAGGGAAACACCCAGTACTTGGCAAGGGGATTCGAAGGTTCCACGAGCAGCATTGGCGACGTGGCAACGGCTTTCTACAGTGGCCTTTGGGCGTACGACGGATG GAACAACCTTAATTATGTGACCGAGGAACTAAAGAAACCATACAC AAATTTACCCCGGGCTATTATGATTGGGTTACCCCTCGTCACTATATGTTACCTGCTGGTCAACATTTCCTACCTGGCAGTGATGAGTCCTGAAGAACTGTTGAGCTCAGAGACTGTAGCAGTG TTCTATGGGCAGCAGTTGATGGGAGTAGCTGGCCAGGCAATAATGATATTGGCTGTAGTTATGTCGACTTTTGGATCTGCGAACGGATCGTGCTTTACTGCCGGGAG GTTATGTTTTGTCGCTGCCCGTGAGGGACACATGGTAGATGTTCTTTCTTACGTTCACATCAAGAAGCTCACTCCTTCACCAGCTTTGATTTTCAAT GCTCTCATCGCATTAGTGATGGTAATCCCTTCAGACATTGCCTCCCTTATCGACTTCTTCAGTTTCACTGCTTGGATCTTCTACGGAGGAGCCATGGCTGCTCTCCTCATCATGAGACGTACCATGAAAGACACACCACGtccttacaag GTACCCATCTTCATCCCAGTCTTGGTTCTGATTATTTCCATCTACCTGGTCATTGGCCCCATCATTGATTCTCCCAAATTTGAGTATCTCTATGCAACACTCTTTATCCTGGCCGGCCTTGTCTTCTACTTTCCGTTTGTTTACTTCAAGAAGAGTGTTCCTGGCATGG TCTACTTGACCACCTTCCTCCAGCTACTTCTTCAAGTTGTGCCAACCGACATCATCCCAGATGCATAA
- the LOC135203728 gene encoding b(0,+)-type amino acid transporter 1-like isoform X3, with protein MTSRLSDIHNEFTLALEGYGSRHFEEGALVYRAGHDGVRMGESVRGRGQSVPGSEGQTEGKYPSVEGGKSAPNDPVNLERRVGLLSGVALIVGTMIGSGIFVSPKGLLERTGSVGLSLIIWALCGVLSLLGALCYVELGCMIPTSGAEHTYFLVAFGHLPAFLFAWVSIIILKPAMLAIICLSFSKYLVEAFSTDCEPPRMAIQLLGGLTIVLITFINSYSVTLATKVQNVFTAAKLIAILIIVIGGIIKLAQGNTQYLARGFEGSTSSIGDVATAFYSGLWAYDGWNNLNYVTEELKKPYTNLPRAIMIGLPLVTICYLLVNISYLAVMSPEELLSSETVAVFYGQQLMGVAGQAIMILAVVMSTFGSANGSCFTAGRLCFVAAREGHMVDVLSYVHIKKLTPSPALIFNALIALVMVIPSDIASLIDFFSFTAWIFYGGAMAALLIMRRTMKDTPRPYKVPIFIPVLVLIISIYLVIGPIIDSPKFEYLYATLFILAGLVFYFPFVYFKKSVPGMVYLTTFLQLLLQVVPTDIIPDA; from the exons ATGACCAGCCGCCTCTCGGATATCCACAATGAGTTCACACTGGCGCTCGAGGGATACGGCAGCCGCCATTTCGAGGAGGGAGCTCTTGTCTATCGAGCTG GACATGATGGCGTCCGGATGGGTGAGAGTGTGCGGGGCAGAGGGCAGAGCGTCCCGGGGTCAGAGGGCCAAACTGAAGGCAAATATCCAAGTGTGGAGGGGGGCAAATCAGCTCCGAATGACCCTGTTAACCTCGAGAGGCGGGTGGGACTCCTCAGTGGGGTTGCTCTGATCGTTGGGACTATGATTG GATCGGGAATTTTCGTCAGCCCTAAGGGCTTGCTGGAGCGAACTGGGAGCGTTGGTCTAAGCCTGATCATATGGGCGCTGTGCGGTGTCCTCTCACTCCTCG GAGCCCTGTGCTACGTGGAGCTGGGCTGCATGATCCCGACCTCGGGGGCGGAACACACGTACTTCCTGGTGGCCTTCGGGCATCTGCCGGCCTTCCTCTTCGCCTGGGTGTCCATCATCATCTTGAAGCCCGCCATGTTGGCCATCATCTGCCTCTCCTTCTCCAAGTACCTGGTGGAGGCCTTCTCCACCGACTGCGAGCCACCCAGGATGGCCATCCAGCTGCTGGGCGGCCTGACTATTG TTTTGATCACATTCATCAATTCATACTCGGTGACCCTCGCCACGAAAGTGCAGAACGTCTTCACTGCCGCCAAACTCATAGCCATCCTGATCATTGTCATTGGTGGCATTATTAAGCTGGCTCAGGGAAACACCCAGTACTTGGCAAGGGGATTCGAAGGTTCCACGAGCAGCATTGGCGACGTGGCAACGGCTTTCTACAGTGGCCTTTGGGCGTACGACGGATG GAACAACCTTAATTATGTGACCGAGGAACTAAAGAAACCATACAC AAATTTACCCCGGGCTATTATGATTGGGTTACCCCTCGTCACTATATGTTACCTGCTGGTCAACATTTCCTACCTGGCAGTGATGAGTCCTGAAGAACTGTTGAGCTCAGAGACTGTAGCAGTG TTCTATGGGCAGCAGTTGATGGGAGTAGCTGGCCAGGCAATAATGATATTGGCTGTAGTTATGTCGACTTTTGGATCTGCGAACGGATCGTGCTTTACTGCCGGGAG GTTATGTTTTGTCGCTGCCCGTGAGGGACACATGGTAGATGTTCTTTCTTACGTTCACATCAAGAAGCTCACTCCTTCACCAGCTTTGATTTTCAAT GCTCTCATCGCATTAGTGATGGTAATCCCTTCAGACATTGCCTCCCTTATCGACTTCTTCAGTTTCACTGCTTGGATCTTCTACGGAGGAGCCATGGCTGCTCTCCTCATCATGAGACGTACCATGAAAGACACACCACGtccttacaag GTACCCATCTTCATCCCAGTCTTGGTTCTGATTATTTCCATCTACCTGGTCATTGGCCCCATCATTGATTCTCCCAAATTTGAGTATCTCTATGCAACACTCTTTATCCTGGCCGGCCTTGTCTTCTACTTTCCGTTTGTTTACTTCAAGAAGAGTGTTCCTGGCATGG TCTACTTGACCACCTTCCTCCAGCTACTTCTTCAAGTTGTGCCAACCGACATCATCCCAGATGCATAA
- the LOC135203728 gene encoding b(0,+)-type amino acid transporter 1-like isoform X4 has translation MTSRLSDIHNEFTLALEGYGSRHFEEGALVYRAGHDGVRMGESVRGRGQSVPGSEGQTEGKYPSVEGGKSAPNDPVNLERRVGLLSGVALIVGTMIGSGIFVSPKGLLERTGSVGLSLIIWALCGVLSLLGALCYVELGCMIPTSGAEHTYFLVAFGHLPAFLFAWVSIIILKPAMLAIICLSFSKYLVEAFSTDCEPPRMAIQLLGGLTIVLITFINSYSVTLATKVQNVFTAAKLIAILIIVIGGIIKLAQGNTQYLARGFEGSTSSIGDVATAFYSGLWAYDGWNNLNYVTEELKKPYTNLPRAIMIGLPLVTICYLLVNISYLAVMSPEELLSSETVAVTFGNRVLGWAAFFMPLAVCLSTFGAANGTAFTSGRLCFVAAREGHMVDVLSYVHIKKLTPSPALIFNALIALVMVIPSDIASLIDFFSFTAWIFYGGAMAALLIMRRTMKDTPRPYKVPIFIPVLVLIISIYLVIGPIIDSPKFEYLYATLFILAGLVFYFPFVYFKKSVPGMVYLTTFLQLLLQVVPTDIIPDA, from the exons ATGACCAGCCGCCTCTCGGATATCCACAATGAGTTCACACTGGCGCTCGAGGGATACGGCAGCCGCCATTTCGAGGAGGGAGCTCTTGTCTATCGAGCTG GACATGATGGCGTCCGGATGGGTGAGAGTGTGCGGGGCAGAGGGCAGAGCGTCCCGGGGTCAGAGGGCCAAACTGAAGGCAAATATCCAAGTGTGGAGGGGGGCAAATCAGCTCCGAATGACCCTGTTAACCTCGAGAGGCGGGTGGGACTCCTCAGTGGGGTTGCTCTGATCGTTGGGACTATGATTG GATCGGGAATTTTCGTCAGCCCTAAGGGCTTGCTGGAGCGAACTGGGAGCGTTGGTCTAAGCCTGATCATATGGGCGCTGTGCGGTGTCCTCTCACTCCTCG GAGCCCTGTGCTACGTGGAGCTGGGCTGCATGATCCCGACCTCGGGGGCGGAACACACGTACTTCCTGGTGGCCTTCGGGCATCTGCCGGCCTTCCTCTTCGCCTGGGTGTCCATCATCATCTTGAAGCCCGCCATGTTGGCCATCATCTGCCTCTCCTTCTCCAAGTACCTGGTGGAGGCCTTCTCCACCGACTGCGAGCCACCCAGGATGGCCATCCAGCTGCTGGGCGGCCTGACTATTG TTTTGATCACATTCATCAATTCATACTCGGTGACCCTCGCCACGAAAGTGCAGAACGTCTTCACTGCCGCCAAACTCATAGCCATCCTGATCATTGTCATTGGTGGCATTATTAAGCTGGCTCAGGGAAACACCCAGTACTTGGCAAGGGGATTCGAAGGTTCCACGAGCAGCATTGGCGACGTGGCAACGGCTTTCTACAGTGGCCTTTGGGCGTACGACGGATG GAACAACCTTAATTATGTGACCGAGGAACTAAAGAAACCATACAC AAATTTACCCCGGGCTATTATGATTGGGTTACCCCTCGTCACTATATGTTACCTGCTGGTCAACATTTCCTACCTGGCAGTGATGAGTCCTGAAGAACTGTTGAGCTCAGAGACTGTAGCAGTG ACTTTCGGCAATCGTGTGCTTGGATGGGCAGCCTTTTTTATGCCCCTGGCAGTTTGTCTGTCTACCTTTGGGGCTGCAAATGGCACTGCCTTCACATCCGGCAG GTTATGTTTTGTCGCTGCCCGTGAGGGACACATGGTAGATGTTCTTTCTTACGTTCACATCAAGAAGCTCACTCCTTCACCAGCTTTGATTTTCAAT GCTCTCATCGCATTAGTGATGGTAATCCCTTCAGACATTGCCTCCCTTATCGACTTCTTCAGTTTCACTGCTTGGATCTTCTACGGAGGAGCCATGGCTGCTCTCCTCATCATGAGACGTACCATGAAAGACACACCACGtccttacaag GTACCCATCTTCATCCCAGTCTTGGTTCTGATTATTTCCATCTACCTGGTCATTGGCCCCATCATTGATTCTCCCAAATTTGAGTATCTCTATGCAACACTCTTTATCCTGGCCGGCCTTGTCTTCTACTTTCCGTTTGTTTACTTCAAGAAGAGTGTTCCTGGCATGG TCTACTTGACCACCTTCCTCCAGCTACTTCTTCAAGTTGTGCCAACCGACATCATCCCAGATGCATAA